The segment GATCTCCAATGATTTATTAGGACTAAGAAGATAATAGTCAACAAATTCTCCAGTCGTTACAATTGGTTCTGCATTAATCTTACGTGCGATATCAGTTCTTCCCGAATAACCAGATGCCCCCTTATAAGCCTTCGAGTAATCTGTGAAAAAATACAACGGTATTCCTTGATCACTGAAAAAATCTCTAACATCCGCAAAATCTTCATCACTGCCTAGCTTGTCTTCTAAAGGAAATTTCTGCGGTAATGTGCCCGTAAAACCTCCATCGGTCCAGCCTCGGTAGACAACGTTCATCTCGTCCACACCCTGTTCCTTGAGTTCTGTTACATATTCCGGCAGATCTTTAACTTGAGTCATCGGATAAACAGAATCCCAAAGTAAGCCGTCTTTTACTTCCCCACCTAGAAATTCTAATCGTGCATCGACATGATCGTCTTTTTCCTTTAACATATTGTTTTCTATTAGGTAGTTTTGATAGACGTGAGCCATTCCTACATAATTAGCATCATCACCCTCTAAGAAAGTTACTGTTTCTTTTATATCAAAAGCATTCCGTTCTTCTTGATAAACATTGTAGCCACTCATATTTTGACTAGTAGGCTGATAATATTGGTAGCGATAATTGTACTGCGTCGTTATCCAATAAAAATCAGTTGAAACACCTGATGGATAGGCAAGCACTTCTGCGTAATTTTTTCCTTTGTCTATAATGGTTACAAAACCATTTTCATCGACACCATGGGTTACACCATAAACTGGCATCCTTACCTGTTGTACTGGGTTCACTTTAATAGATTTTTCACCTGTACTGCTACGTGTAAAGCCCTCATCTTTCCCATAAACGCTAGCCCGGAAAGGCGTTGTTGACGCAGGTTGCTTTTCTACAAAACGAATGAGTGCACCACTACCATCTGGAATAAACAAATAACCATCGTGATCTGTTCCTTCAACAGCTCCTAAAAACGGATACAGCTTCATCGTTGCTAGTTTGTTCTCTTGCTCAACAATGCCTTCTTCAGGTACTTCGATATTTAATGATTTTCCCTCAAGGGTCACATCAAGTGGTACTGTAATACCAGATTGCTTTAACGTGATCGTTGCGGAAAACCCTTCATCCGTCTGCTTGAATGAAACGTCGGATTGATCCGTTAGTAAGCTTTCAGAAGATAGCTTTCCGTCTGGATTAATGTATTCAATCGTTACTGCCGAATTAGCCATGTTAATCCAAGAATCATTAAGCTTATATTCTTTGTTCTGCTCCAAGCCAGAGCTCCAAATATAGCCAGTTGCTTTATTCACAATTTTTAGTCCAAGCGATACTTTATCCACATAAAGTGATAAATCAGAACTCTCAGAAACTTTTGTATATCCTTCTAAAGATGCATCATTTTTCCATTTTGCTTGCTCATTTTCTGGTTGTGTATAAGCATTGGAGTTGTATTTCAATAGATCATCAGTTTGCTCCATTCGCGTTTCCTTAAGTGTTTGTTTCGGTTCATCGAATGTATTCGCAAGAATCGGAA is part of the Bacillaceae bacterium S4-13-56 genome and harbors:
- a CDS encoding DUF5696 domain-containing protein, which produces MSKKRKWVVFVLIFLFPIPILANTFDEPKQTLKETRMEQTDDLLKYNSNAYTQPENEQAKWKNDASLEGYTKVSESSDLSLYVDKVSLGLKIVNKATGYIWSSGLEQNKEYKLNDSWINMANSAVTIEYINPDGKLSSESLLTDQSDVSFKQTDEGFSATITLKQSGITVPLDVTLEGKSLNIEVPEEGIVEQENKLATMKLYPFLGAVEGTDHDGYLFIPDGSGALIRFVEKQPASTTPFRASVYGKDEGFTRSSTGEKSIKVNPVQQVRMPVYGVTHGVDENGFVTIIDKGKNYAEVLAYPSGVSTDFYWITTQYNYRYQYYQPTSQNMSGYNVYQEERNAFDIKETVTFLEGDDANYVGMAHVYQNYLIENNMLKEKDDHVDARLEFLGGEVKDGLLWDSVYPMTQVKDLPEYVTELKEQGVDEMNVVYRGWTDGGFTGTLPQKFPLEDKLGSDEDFADVRDFFSDQGIPLYFFTDYSKAYKGASGYSGRTDIARKINAEPIVTTGEFVDYYLLSPNKSLEIAKADNPKYKENGITNLAIDSSASMLFSDFNHDIARPEAVNVYQELFATLQENVDSIALYQPNDYMLSITDRYLDIPMYASNYIFVTDTVPFVQIVLKGYIPYYSSYSNFFYNPDDEVLRMIEYGAYPSFYLTTEPSHELMYTPSRDLYTSQFSDWKSEIVDQYKAVKGTLGEVEGAHIISRHVHDTGVVEVGYSNNKSILVNYTNKAVIIQGVEVEAKGYKVIDRGNQS